The DNA window ccaaaagggccgtttttgggagagaaaaggtcgatttggggccaaaagggccgtttttgggagggaaaaggtcgatttggggccaaaagggccgtttttcggagagaaaaggtcgatttggggccaaaagggccgtttgggggagagaaaagctcgatttggggccaaaagggccgtttttgggagggaaaaggtcgatttggggccaaaagggccgtttttgggagagaaaagctcgatttggggccaaaacgGTCATTTTtaggagagaaaaggtcgatttggggccaaaacggtcgtttttgggagagaaaaggtcgatttggggtcAAAAGGGccatttttgggagagaaaaggtcgatttggggccaaaagggccgtttttgggagagaaaaggtcgatttggggccaaaagggccgtttttgggagggaaaaggtcgatttggggccaaaagggccgttttggggagagaaaaggtcgatttggggccaaaacggtcatttttgggagagaaaagctcgatttggggccaaaagggccgtttttcggagagaaaaggtcgatttggggccaaaagggccgtttttgggagggaaaagcttgatttggggccaaaagggccgtttttggggcggggggacagaaggattttgggggaaaatgaccatttttttttctgtaagaaaaacattttggggAGAAACAGCAACTTCTAGAAGagaaaaaatcacctttttttttggagggggggggaatagaTGGTTTTGGGGCAGAAACAGCCCTTTTTGGccaaaaggctcttttttttttttttttaagggaaatgaaccgtttccagaagaaaacacccGTTTTGGGGGCAAACGACGCGTTTTGAGGGATGAAACGTATTTTTTTTTGGAcgcccccaaaaccccccacgttgaaggaaaaaaaaaaccccaaaactcacctCGGCGGAAGGGAGCGATCCTGGGGTAAAAAACCCCGGTTTTGGGCAAAAGGCGGCGTTTTGGAGCAGAGCCCCAGGTTTCGCTGCAGAACCCCTCGATTTTGGGGCAAAATCGGCAGCTTTTGGGGGCAAAAGGGGTCGTTTTGGGGCAGGAGACCCCTCGGGGCTTTTGGGTTGAAATCCGGGCTTTTTGGCGGCgtcacccctcccccccccggggctgttcccgggggggacacacacctccGTTTTGGGGCTAAACCCAGCGATTTcagggctcccccccccccccggcaggagcCTCACCCTCTCTGAGCCCCCTCCGTTTTGGGGCCAAATCCCTCCTTtttagacacacacaccccaccccaccccctgcgCCCCTCGTTTTGGGGCTAAACTCCCCGTTTTCAGGCAATgtcatacaccccccccccccaacccctatTTTTGGGGCCAAAACACATCATTTTGGGACactgccaccccccacccccccagacaCGCCCATCCCTCCCCATTTTGGGGCCAAATCCCCGTTTTTTGGGACACCgtcaccaccccccaccccaactctcccccctcccccccttcctccatTTTGGGGCCAAAACCCCCTTTTTCaggccactgccaccccccccacccccaaaccctccaTTTTGGGGCCAAAACGCATCATTTTGGGACACtgccaccccccacacacacacccccagacaCGCCCATCCCACTCCATTTTGGGGCCAAATCCCCGTTTTTCGGgacaccacccaccccacccccacaccTCCATTTTGGGGCCAAAACCCCCTTTTTcaggcccgctgcctccccacccccacccccccaaactcTATTTTGAGGCCAAAAACCCTCCTTTTCGGCCCcaaccccctctcccctcccttccagcTCCACCTCCCCCCCTCGATTTGGGgctaaaaccccccaaaacggttaaaaaccaacccccccccctccagggccCTAcctctgcgggggggggggggagtgaccGCGCCCGCCGAGGCCACGCCCCCtgcggcagcggcggggagggGCGTGGCCACGCAGAGCGGGGCGTGGccgagaggggaggggaaggggaggggataTGCAAATAGAAAGGGGAGGCGCGGGGATATGCAAATAGGATAACGGAGGGGGCGTGGCTTTAGAAGAGCGGGAGGGAAGGGCGGGGTttgagggagggggagaagggggcgtgTCCCCGctaggccccgcccccccccccctttcaccaCACGGAGCCGCCGCCATTTTGAGCGCTTTAATTCCCCGTTACCGGAGCGCACCCCCCCCACCCTTCATTTCGGGCTCTTTCTCTTCACTCCCCGCGACTCTCTCAAAGCAAGGGCCGCGGCCGCTGGGCCGGCAGGAGCCCGAAACGTCGTTTTAGAGCCAACCGGTGCCGGGAGAATTTATCGTCGGGGGAGAAACGGGCCGGGTGAGCCGAACGGGTGGGCCGGCCGTCCGGGGACACCTTCTGccggaggagaaaaaaaaataaaaaaataaagggtaaAGCGAGGCCGGGGACCGGTCCCCGGGGGATCCCCCGGTGCCCGtttacccttttttccccccggTACCTTGAGGGTGTAGACGCGCTCCCCGCGCTCGTCGCTGTAGCACTGCAGGAACATGGCGGCGCCGCCGCGGGGGGTgacgggaaggggaagggggagggcgcGGGGCATCACGGGAAGGAGGCGGActccgggggcgggagggggcggtgaatggaggggagggggcgtggcctcggcGGCGAATGGAGGGGCGGGGCGAGCGCCGGGGCGCTGAGCACGATGGGAAATGAACTCCCGAGGGGGGGGGTGGTCAGAGGTCCTTTGTGGCCCCTCCCCCTTTTCGAGGCCACGCCCCCCTCtcgaggccacgccccctcgccTTTGGACTCTGAGCCCATGGACCTGCtgcggtgagggggggggggggggctactgGGGCGGGTGTGGGGGCTACTGGGgtggtcggggggggggggggaagtcgcTGGGGGCCACCGGGTTGGGTTTGGGGGCCACCGGGTTGgttgggaggccactgggggccACTACGTTGGGTCTGGGGGCCACTGAGTTGGTTGGGGGGGCCACCGGGTTGGTCGGGGGGGCCACTATATTGGGTCTGGGGGCCACTATGTTGGCTGGGGGGGCCACCGTGTTAGTTGGGGGGCCACTGGGGGCCACTATATTGGGTCTGGGGGCTACTGAGTTGGCTGGGGGGCCACTGGGGCCACTACGTTGGGTCTGGGGGCCACTATGTTGGCTGGGGGGGCCACCGGGTTGGTTGGGGGGCCACTGGGGGCCACTACGTTGGGTCTGGGAGCCACCGGGTTGGTCGGGGGGGCCACTGGGGGCTACTATATTGGGTCTGGGGGCCACTGAGTTggttggggggggctctggggccaCTATGTTGGGTATGGGGGCTACTGAGTTGGCTGGGGGACCACTGGGGCCACTATATTGGGTCTGGGGGCCACTGGGTTGgtcggggggggctctgggggctaCTATATTGGGTCTGGGGGCCACCGGGTTGGTCGGGGGGGCCACTGGGGGCCACTATATTGGGTCTGGGGGCTACTGAGTTGGTTGGGGGGCCACTGGGGGCCACTATATTGGGTCTGGGGGCTACTGGGTTGGTCGGGGGGGCCACTGGGGCCACCGAGTTGGTTGCTTGGGGGGGCCACTATATTGGGT is part of the Numenius arquata unplaced genomic scaffold, bNumArq3.hap1.1 HAP1_SCAFFOLD_1365, whole genome shotgun sequence genome and encodes:
- the NOP10 gene encoding H/ACA ribonucleoprotein complex subunit 3 encodes the protein MFLQCYSDERGERVYTLKKVSPDGRPTRSAHPARFSPDDKFSRHRLALKRRFGLLPAQRPRPLL